NNNNNNNNNNNNNNNNNNNNNNNNNNNNNNNNNNNNNNNNNNNNNNNNNNNNNNNNNNNNNNNNNNNNNNNNNNNNNNNNNNNNNNNNNNNNNNNNNNNNNNNNNNNNNNNNNNNNNNNNNNNNNNNNNNNNNNNNNNNNNNNNNNNNNNNNNNNNNNNNNNNNNNNNNNNNNNNNNNNNNNNNNNNNNNNNNNNNNNNNNNNNNNNNNNNNNNNNNNNNNNNNNNNNNNNNNNNNNNNNNNNNNNNNNNNNNNNNNNNNNNNNNNNNNNNNNNNTAACCTTTCATCCATTTATTTCCCCAGTAACCATTCGGATGCCCATCGGGTCTCATCAGCATAACCCTCGTCACATCCAAAACCGAAAACTTCTTGGCTTTGTTGTCTCGTTTTGTTATACCTTCAAGTTGTTCAATTTGAGATTTCCTGATCTTCATCTCATTGCTCTGCACGTCAATTTGGTTTTCTCCGAAAGGACTCCTCCTGCTGCAAGCTCCTCCGGTATCCCAAGTCCCATTCTCGAAATGGGCTGGTGAAATAGTCCTCAGTATTGTCACCAAATCATCCTTACACTTCTCACACTCGTCGATGTGCTTAAGGACAGCTGAGTATACAAGCTTAAACCCTTCTTCCGGGCTAATCTGAGTCATGTTTGGTAAGTTACAGTAAATGCAACCAAGTGTCTCATCTCCTCTGTGTATAAATATCGGTCTGAAAAACCAGTGAGCAGCGGAAACAATAGCAATGTCTGTATTTGGCAAACCCTTAAACCACCCTTCATCGATCTCGCCAATATCAAGATCAAACAATCCAGTTCCCGTATTGTTACCATCTCTCCTCTCCCGTTCTGCCACAAGAAACTTAGTCCAAGAGGTGGAAAGAGTGAAATCGTGATTTGGAAAGTACCAAATCCTGTTTCTGTCGTCTCCATCCTTGTAGATGTCCTTAGGAGTTTCTTCCTGTACAAtcaatcaaacacacaaaaagctTAAGCAATAGCAATTTATTCTTCCTTGTAAACAAAGCAACACGTAAATTACCATTGACAACAAGCAAAGAAGTGATTCCATATGGTTCCTAGCTACAGAATCACCAacaaaactcatcttcttccctCGAACCATACTGAGAAACGCCTTCGGATTAAACCTCGGAAGATCGCAACCATCGGGTTTCCATCTCCAGAACAAAAACTCTCTGTCTGGTCTCCCTTGTTTTATGCAGTTCTTTGAGTCAGGAATCGTAGAACAAGTTGAGTTCGTGTACAAAGCTCCTCTTTTGTCAGGAATCCAATGTCCCTTGAACAAATCACATTCAGGATCTAATCAAccaaaaccacaacaacaacaacaacaacaacaaaagacaaacaaatcaatacaatTTTCAGACAATCTCTCacgaacacacaaaaaagaagGGAATAGTTAAACATAATAATGTAAGTTTTCTAAGTTTAcataattaatacataaaacCCCAACATGaaatttttggagaaaaagaaattgTCAATCATATTGTGATGAttacattttacaaaatctcaagaacagaaaaataaaattaaaattacacaaaaaaaagtatagtttGTAAACATAGTAATCCCACAAAATCACGAAAATGCAAGATTTTGAAGATTATAGAATTATGTTATCTTTGGTTTTTACCTTACCGATTTGAGGTAGAAGAGAAAGAACATTTTGATCGGAGATGGGTTGAAAAGGATTCTGATAAACGAAAAAACCGGTGAAGAAGAGAGTTATACAAAACGAAGACAAGAACAATGGTGTTAATCGACCaatgttcatcatcatccatctGTCTGATTTCATCGTTGCATGTCGTTCATCCCTAGAAACATACCCACGAATAAGCTTTTATATACCCAAAACACATACGCGTAgagactttattttttatttttattccgTTTCCTAGAACTTTAAATTTGGATAGTTATAATTAAtggcgatttttttttttgtatattttgtttgttttgccaATGATGATGTAACGGTAGCCGTCAGATGAATATACGTGGCGTGAGAAGAGATGGTGTGAGTTTGCATGTGAATTCTGGAATGGTAAgtctattttatgtttttggtaaaTCGAAACCACACTTCACGGCGTAATCTCTTTATTTCCTCTTTGTGGAAATTTTGTTGCCACTTTTTGTGTATTTTCTTAATTCAATGTGTAACGCGTCGTTTACCATAATCTTTCttaattcttctttttcacaGAATGATTTTATCGGTTTTCTAAGCttgaatagtaaaaaaattccaaaaaacaaaaaggaaagaaaataaaaaaaggctTTTAATTTAGGGATGTCAATCGGATTGGTCCAGTCTGGCCCGGTCCAAAACCCATTAAACTTGCATATGTTCGAGTCCGATTCGGCTCGGTCCAAAATATTTCCGAATCTATATTTCAAAGCCTGAACTCGGTCCTAACAAGATTACAAGGTTTTTCGGGCTTTTTCGGGCCTATCTTACAGATCaataattcaaacttataagtctTGAAAAAACGGTGTTTAAAGATGCattgtaaaacaaattaatcaaaattttaataacgcATTTATATTCACTCCaaccaatttattttttttttaaaaaagtttaaaactaaataaaattttatactttaaataaaataatatataattcatataaaatatcatagataaaaagTATGAAGCAATTTTATTAAGTAGATataaaaactaggattagataaataattcattaatgaaatattgcaatcaactaaaaatgttaacaaaaagtacaaatatatttgtaaaggCTTTTCGGGCTGGCCCGAATCCGGTCGGGCTAAGTCCGAAAAACCCTGCAGTCTAAATGAACTGAGACCAAAAAACCCGATTTTTTGTAAATCTGAGTCCGGTATTTTTCAAAGTTAGATCGGGTCAGTCTGCGGGCTTTGatcctaattgacatgcctaccTTTAATAGtctatttaaatttgaaaatgagTACATAATTCCAAGAGCATTTTTATAACAATAGCCAAATTGTATAAGGTAATTTTCAGAACAGccttaccttctttttttttgcaaaatgatATTTAATGGATTTTTATTCTTTACTGGTATGGATATTGAATAGATTGTACTAtagaacaaaattttaacaaatttatttgttttatctgataaatacatttttaaaaggattttttttgttacaacaaatttttttaaattttagttccACATACCACAACAGCTgtttatctaattaaatttagtaTTAAGCCCTTAAATATCATgatgaaacaaaatcaattgtTGATAATTGTCTTCTACTCCGTCtgttttttattagttatcGTTTAAGGTTGTTCTACACAGATAAAGAAAaccattaattttattgttttattatttttaaatatattttctaattttttgatcggttaaaaaattaaaacagttggataaaattggaatatttATCAAACATTTGTATTGgaaatctaaaatgacaagtattatgacacaaaattttaactagagaacaacaattaataaaaaacggagggagtatttcaTTGTGATATCTTGGTATATAACCGTTTTTCAATTGCTTAATCCTTCGTTAGTCATCCAGTAATCATTTCATAATTGTTTACAACGATCGTCACATGCTTTACAgatacatattatttatttgttacaatttcaATTTATTGGTTTAAGTTAATTCCATTAATCGATTTATAAAGTATCTACCACATGCTTAAGTGTCTGGCACGTTTTAATTACTATGTGGTCAAACGTTTGTTTAACGGTGTTATTGCTCTTTGTTTATTGGTAAGATTTAAGCATgcgtattatattttttattgttacgTTTTCAATGTTTTAGCAAAATGCCGAAAGTTTTTTATGAGTCTTTTAGGTTCGGATTGAAAGatactttaaagattttaaaattaatttaaagttttaaaaactaaaattttaccaatcacattttcattattttattatttttaaaagctttaaaaGTCTAATgctttcacaaaataattattcacTGAGAGGTGAGGACGATGATAATGACGATTGGATCTAGGTTTTGAATGAAAGACTCCGGCGAGGATGGGAGACGGAGAGAGGGTCTCTTGCGGTCTCCGTTGGGTGAGAATTTTCGGGTTCAGACCGGAAGTCTGTCTCTGAATTACATAAGGCTATTTCCTTTGGTAATAGATCCCGACCTTAACAGAGGGATTCTGTTGCAATCGGATCTTTATGATTTGATCTGGCTTGATATGAGGTTTCATATAGAGGTAACGACTCAGAACTCCCTAAAATAATTTGACAAATCTCCTATCTCCCTCTCTATTCTTCATACCCTCACCTTTTCTAATAAGAGGTGGTGAGACGATTTTAGCCTTACAATTTAATtgatttagattaaattttttaaataaaaaaacgaacCCAGCTCTCTTTCGACCTGAGAGAAACCCGACCTGTAAGTTCCTCTCATCCCAGCCGCCGGCGATTCTTCCGACGTCGGAGCTCCTACTGCTGTCGTTATTAACCAACTCGAGTTGAATCAAGTTGTTCGTCGGAGCTCTCTTTCAGCCCGAGAAACCCGACCTGGTTACTCACCTCTCAACCCAGCCGCCAGCGATTCTTCCGTCGTCGGAGCTCCTACTGCTGTCGTTCTTCACCAACTCGACTTGAatcaagttgttcttcaaaatgCAGGTGCGTTACTTCTCATTAGAGTagctttttgttgaatttgtttttgatttgtaaattcagaaattcAATTGGATTTAGATCGAAGAAAGCTTAGCACATTGGGTGTTTTACAAAGGTTTATTGGTCGATTGAGCTATCTATTAGATAAGAAATGGATTTGGCTTTCGATTTCAGTGAATTAAGGAGATTAGAACTCGTTTACCATTCGAGTCGATTTTGATAGGAGAGAGAGAATGTGGTGAATTTGGTAATACTGGTAtatttagtaaaactagtaaaactagtagtagtactaattatgatttttttatattggttggttTGGCAGGATACAATATGCGAGAACGTCAGCctacatttttaatttgaagaacgcatgtatagtataatgttcAAGAGGAATAtaatattgttgatgttaaacGCAAGGATACAAAGGAAGATTGGGTTTGTTGAAAGTAACGTTCAGTTGCAGCTAAGCTACAAGCCACTACTGGTAGAAACAGTTGAGCATTGTGagcttaatgatgatgaggatgttaatgtttatctagactctgttaattatgagaagcgaagatgtatgttgtttgtgaatgtcATCCCTTCTGAGCCTCAGCCTGAGCAAGTTCCCATAGCGCCCACAGTGCCCACAATGCCCATAGTGGACCAAAGTTCTGTCGGTATGAACTTTGTAAACCAACATGCGAAGGATGGTGAAATCAGACCTAACGCCATTGTTGTCTACgtaggcaaagaaaaggctgtagAGGGTGATTCTAATAAAGAGGGTGAAGCTGAATCACgtgatgaaggtgatgaataTACTGAGCCACGCCCTGTTGTAGAACCGTGTAAGTATATTGAACCATGGGATGACGGTTTGGATCTGACTAAACTTCAAgaatttccaaacaagaaggcattgcaagatgtggtggatagagcttcattcgctaactgttttagttttgaaatagtAAAGTCGGACAAGGTGCGTTATGTggtcaaatgtcctaaagaaggATGTAACTGGGGTTTACGAGGTGGTAGGATTCGAGATACAGATATTTTCTCGATTAGAAGGCACAACAAGATGCATACATGCTCTCGGGCTAGTCAAAGTTCAAGCAACAGTAAGAGACAAGGCACTCCAAAATTAGTTGCTTCTCTTTTACATGGTGATTATCCAGGGCAAATGGAAACTCCACCTCCGAAAATTATCATGGATCTTGTCAAGACAAAATTAGGTGTTGATATATCATATTCCACGGCGTTGAGAGGGAAAAATCAAGCTGTTACTGATTTGAAAGGTAGCCCAGAAGAAAGCTACAAGATGCTGCGATGTTATCTGCACATGTTAGAGAAGGTTAATCATGGTACAAGATCATATGTGCATTgcaatgagaataataaattcatgtacTTGTTCATAGCTTTGGGAGCTAGCATTGAAGGATTTAAAGTCATGAGGAAAGTTATAACTATGGATGCAACTTTTCTAAAGAACGGATATAagggtgttcttgtttttgcgtcggctcaagatcctaaccgtcaccattatcccttggcgtttggtgttcttgatggtgagaatgatgcaagttggaattggtttttggagatgttgaaaACCGTTGTTGGGGATTCTTCTGAAATAGTATTTATGACTGACAGAAATACAAGTCTCATTACAGCCATAGCTAATGTGTATCCTCTAgctcatcatggtttttgtatatggCATTTATCCCAAAATGTGAAAGGTTATGCTCGAAACATCAACAAAGACGTTGTTGCATGGAGATTCATGGAGTGTAGTAGGTTTTACACAGTGGCTGAGTTCAACATTGCTTACGCTTCTTTTACGACAAGATATCCTTCTGCTGCCAAGTATCTTGAAGAATCTACCCAGAAAGAAAGATGGGCAAGATGTGTTTTTCCAGGAAATAGATACAACCTAGACACAAGCAACTGTGTTGAATCGTTGAACAGCGTATTTAAAGATGCAAGGAGGTACTCCTTGATACCCATGCTTGATGCAATACTTAAATTGCAGGACAATTTATTTAGTACCTGATAAGTCTCGATGGGATGTCCTAGATGAAGTCCAAGATATGCAGATCATGCCTCCGAATCGGAAAATAAAagggggaagaaagaaaacaaaaaggtacgCATCTGCTGGGGAAAAACGACCAAAGACTCGACCTAGGACGCAGAATAAAAGGCGCCGGAGACAAGGACTCCAATGGTTGTTATTTGGAGATAATGTTCATGTTTGATTCACCTCTTCATGTAtcaattgtgttttgtttgaaaCTTAATGTAAAAATTGGattgaaacttaatttgaaacttaatttgaagtctattaatgttttcttctttcaaaatgtGTATATAAGAGAGTAGAATTGGCACAACTAAGATAAAActggtaaaaataataaaattggtaCTACCTAAAACCAATACATATTGTATAATACATGTGTTTCGAAaatcttcatttttaatttattctacTATAGGTGAATAATTTTCGAAAATctactaattttaaattatttatgaaagaATCTCAACAAATGTTTCGAAACACTTTTAATgtcactttgtaaataattaCCATGTAAGCATGAAAAAGTTATAGaattaaaagttttaacttatgaagttgcaaaaagcttgtaattgtatgttagttaagtttaatcaactgtaaaactaaaaaaagtaatgCTAAGGTTTAGTATAACTAATTAAACTGAGAAACCTCTAAAGTACAACTATTTGCAAGTTTAGTGCAACTGCATTAATCGGTAAAACTGTGTGTGAACACGCAGTGTGAACGTACACATCTTTTACACGTGGCCAgaatttcgttttttctttctttcttcaccacACACCACAGCCTCGAAGATTTATCTTCCTCATatccattcattcattttcttcGAAACCTAAAGTACaccttctctccttctctcatcTTCAAAGTCGAATTCTAGATCtatttctctccttctcaaacTATGGAACAATTTGAGGCCGACCCATACTATGCTGATCAGAAGAGGGCGAGGTAGTTAGAAGCATGGCGACAAGCCATAGCCGATGGAGATTTGGGCATGCCTCGAATTTGCCCATGTGGCGAACGAATCGTCAATGAGATCTCTCCAAcagaaaaagagatggtttaGTTGCGTTAAGTAtaaggtaaattaaattaaatcaaatacaattgagAGACCTGAGTATGATGTCTGTTCGTTGATATATTTTGCAGGATGATGGATTGCACAGGTGGAAAAATTGGGCTgatgcaattgaagaagaaacccaaacCTTAAGGAAGGATGTTGATAACCAttgggagagattgaaggaatTTGAACCCCATCATACTCAGATCTATAATTTGCAGATGCAGCTTAAGGAGAAGAGTGACGAGATTGCCAAACTAAGGGAGGAGGTGGCGTTGCTTACCACTCGAGTCAATCTCCTGGATAGGTTGTGTTTCGATTGATATTATATGAGTTGATCTCATTCTACGTTggtttaaaacttgtttaatcagtttctgtttcttatcttttccttGAATTCTCTTGTTGAATCATGATGTTCTATCTCTCTTTTATGTGACTTCTAGGATTATGCCTCCTTCTTGAATTGAATcatgttctatatttttcttatatgaattctctagttttgtttagttttacgtagttttaccaaaaatacGAANNNNNNNNNNNNNNNNNNNNNNNNNNNNNNNNNNNNNNNNNNNNNNNNNNNNNNNNNNNNNNNNNNNNNNNNNNNNNNNNNNNNNNNNNNNNNNNNNNNNNNNNNNNNNNNNNNNNNNNNNNNNNNNNNNNNNNNNNNNNNNNNNNNNNNNNNNNNNNNNNNNNNNNNNNNNNNNNNNNNNNNNNNNNNNNNNNNNNNNNNNNNNNNNNNNNNNNNNNNNNNNNNNNNNNNNNNNNNNNNNNNNNNNNNNNNNNNNNNNNNNNNNNNNNNNNNNNNNNNNNNNNNNNNNNNNNNNNNNNNNNNNNNNNNNNNNNNNNNNNNNNNNNNNNNNNNNNNNNNNNNNNNNNNNNNNNNNNNNNNNNNNNNNNNNNNNNNNNNNNNNNNNNNNNNNNNNNNNNNNNNNNNNNNNNNNNNNNNNNNNNNNNNNNNNNNNNNNNNNNNNNNNNNNNNNNNNNNNNNNNNNNNNNNNNNNNNNNNNNNNNNNNNNNNNNNNNNNNNNNNNNNNNNNNNNNNNNNNNNNNNNNNNNNNNNNNNNNNNNNNNNNNNNNNNNNNNNNNNNNNNNNNNNNNNNNNNNNNNNNNNNNNNNNNNNNNNNNNNNNNNNNNNNNNNNNNNNNNNNNNNNNNNNNNNNNNNNNNNNNNNNNNNNNNNNNNNNNNNNNNNNNNNNNNNNNNNNNNNNNNNNNNNNNNNNNNNNNNNNNNNNNNNNNNNNNNNNNNNNNNNNNNNNNNNNNNNNNNNNNNNNNNNNNNNNNNNNNNNNNNNNNNNNNNNNNNNNNNNNNNNNNNNNNNNNNNNNNNNNNNNNNNNNNNNNNNNNNNNNNNNNNNNNNNNNNNNNNNNNNNNNNNNNNNNNNNNNNNNNNNNNNNNNNNNNNNNNNNNN
The sequence above is drawn from the Camelina sativa cultivar DH55 chromosome 4, Cs, whole genome shotgun sequence genome and encodes:
- the LOC104780058 gene encoding protein ALTERED XYLOGLUCAN 4-like isoform X1 — encoded protein: MKSDRWMMMNIGRLTPLFLSSFCITLFFTGFFVYQNPFQPISDQNVLSLLPQIDPECDLFKGHWIPDKRGALYTNSTCSTIPDSKNCIKQGRPDREFLFWRWKPDGCDLPRFNPKAFLSMVRGKKMSFVGDSVARNHMESLLCLLSMEETPKDIYKDGDDRNRIWYFPNHDFTLSTSWTKFLVAERERRDGNNTGTGLFDLDIGEIDEGWFKGLPNTDIAIVSAAHWFFRPIFIHRGDETLGCIYCNLPNMTQISPEEGFKLVYSAVLKHIDECEKCKDDLVTILRTISPAHFENGTWDTGGACSRRSPFGENQIDVQSNEMKIRKSQIEQLEGITKRDNKAKKFSVLDVTRVMLMRPDGHPNGYWGNKWMKGYNDCVHWCLPGPIDAWSEFLMAIIRQLR
- the LOC104780058 gene encoding protein ALTERED XYLOGLUCAN 4-like isoform X2 produces the protein MKSDRWMMMNIGRLTPLFLSSFCITLFFTGFFVYQNPFQPISDQNVLSLLPQIDPECDLFKGHWIPDKRGALYTNSTCSTIPDSKNCIKQGRPDREFLFWRWKPDGCDLPRFNPKAFLSMVRGKKMSFVGDSVARNHMESLLCLLSMEETPKDIYKDGDDRNRIWYFPNHDFTLSTSWTKFLVAERERRDGNNTGTGLFDLDIGEIDEGWFKGLPNTDIAIVSAAHWFFRPIFIHRGDETLGCIYCNLPNMTQISPEEGFKLVYSAVLKHIDECEKCKDDLVTILRTISPAHFENGTWDTGGACSRRSPFGENQIDVQSNEMKIRKSQIEQLEGITKRDNKAKKFSVLDVTRVMLMRPDGHPNGYWGNKWMKGYNDCVHWCLPGPIDAWSEFLMAIIRQLR
- the LOC109132459 gene encoding uncharacterized protein LOC109132459, coding for MPIVDQSSVGMNFVNQHAKDGEIRPNAIVVYVGKEKAVEGDSNKEGEAESRDEGDEYTEPRPVVEPLKSDKVRYVVKCPKEGCNWGLRGGRIRDTDIFSIRRHNKMHTCSRASQSSSNSKRQGTPKLVASLLHGDYPGQMETPPPKIIMDLVKTKLGVDISYSTALRGKNQAVTDLKGSPEESYKMLRCYLHMLEKVNHALGASIEGFKVMRKVITMDATFLKNGYKVFMTDRNTSLITAIANVYPLAHHGFCIWHLSQNVKGYARNINKDVVAWRFMECSRFYTVAEFNIAYASFTTRYPSAAKYLEESTQKERWARCVFPGNRYNLDTSNCVESLNSVFKDARRYSLIPMLDAILKLQDNLFST